The genomic region GTGGTAAAAAAAGTGCATTTCATCAGACTTGTAGAACAATTAACAAGCTTTCTGAGAATGGACTTTTTGTAAGAGTTGGAATGTCCATTTATGAAGATAATATGTGGGAAATAGATGATATGGCAAAATTAGTAAGGGATTTAGGAGCATCAGCTTTCTCTTATAATTGGATAGATGACTTTGGTAGAGGAAAAACAATGGATCAGTTAAAATTAAATAAATTGGATGACTTGTCTTTTGCGGAATTTGAAGTAGAAGTTGTAAAGAATAATAGTGACATTATTCCTTTAGTTCCGATAACAAAAAATCAAGCTAACAATTGTGGAGCAGGTTGGCGTTCAATAGTTATGGATCCAAATGGAAATATTAGACCATGTGCACTGTTTCCAAAAGAATTTGTAATAGGAAACTTAAAAGAGCAGACTTATGAAGAAGTTTTTTCGTCGGAAATAGTTAATCGTTTATATTTATTACAATCACCACAAAAAAGTAGTTTTTGTAGTGATAAATGTGGATTTAAAGATTACTGTGCTGGTTGCTATCTAAAAGGTCTTAACACTAACAAAAACCATCGAAATAGTCATTGTGGATGGATTAAGGGCGAAAAATTAGAAAGCTTAGTTGAAAAAATATAATTGGAGGGAACAATGTGAATAGAAATATTATAACAGTGATAATAGGTTTAATTTTTTTGATTTCTGGTGTAGTGTTCGCAATTAAGCAAGAATGGATTTTCGCAGTAATTTTCATATTAATAGGGATTCTATATCTATTAAAAATGATGAAAAGAGATAAATCTAATGACAATAGTTCGTTTAAATAATCTGAATATTTGGTATAACCCACAAAAACTAATAATTGAAAATGCAACTTTAAATCTAGAAAAGGGCAAGATATATGGGTTACTTGGTAAAAATGGATCCGGTAAAACAACATTGATAAATACCATATGTGGAGTTATACCAACCTTTTCGGGTGATATAAAAATCAATGACTTAGATATAGTAAAGGAAAATTATCAAGCTAGATTAGAAAGATTCTATGTACCAGATACCCCCCCTATTATTTCTCAAATGACAACTCAACAATATATAAGTTTTATACTAGATATGTATCAGCAGAAATTTAACGAAAGACAGTTAGTGGAAATTTCTAAAAAATATAATTTTGAGAATTTTTTAGGTACTAAAATGGATAATCTTTCATTTGGAAATAAAAAAAAGACTGCTTTAATTTGTTCACTTTTATTAGATGTGCCTCTCAAAATATTTGATGAACCATTAAATGGCTTGGATATCGAAGCAATAGATACTTTTCTTCAAGATCTCTTTGATATGGTGAAAGAAGGCAAATGCGTTATCATATCATCACATTTATTAGATATTGTCAAAAAATTAACATTGAATATTATATATATTAACGATAAACATTGCCATTATTTCACCCTCAATGAGGAAAGCGATATAAGGAAGGTT from Staphylococcus felis harbors:
- a CDS encoding ABC transporter ATP-binding protein yields the protein MTIVRLNNLNIWYNPQKLIIENATLNLEKGKIYGLLGKNGSGKTTLINTICGVIPTFSGDIKINDLDIVKENYQARLERFYVPDTPPIISQMTTQQYISFILDMYQQKFNERQLVEISKKYNFENFLGTKMDNLSFGNKKKTALICSLLLDVPLKIFDEPLNGLDIEAIDTFLQDLFDMVKEGKCVIISSHLLDIVKKLTLNIIYINDKHCHYFTLNEESDIRKVLSNYDQE